The Patescibacteria group bacterium region TTTGATTTGAAAAAATCAGGTATAATGTGCGGGAATTGTATTGATAAAGATTCTGTTAAAAAAATAGTTCCAGAAATAGTTAAAATTTTAAGAATTATTTTAAAAAGAGATATAAAAATAATATCTAAGTTAATTACTAAAGACAAGCACATTAAGTCTTTAAGCGAGATTTCTAAAAACTATTATTCGTTTGTGCTAAATTTAAGCGGACAAGCATGAAAAAGATTTTCAATTATTTAATTATCATACTTACAATATCAGCAGTAGCTGGCCTTGTTTGGAATTGGCAGAAAAATGTTTATTCAAAAGAGCTATTGGTGTTAGAAATTATCGGGCCAAAAGAGATTACTTTAGCTGAAGAAGTTGAGTATGTTGTAAGGTATAAAAATAAAGGAGAATTTAGATTAGATAATCCTGAGCTGGTTTTTGAAGCTCCGGAGTATTCATTAAAAGATAATGAGTTTTTTGAAAGAGAGACTTTGGGTCAGGAAGAATTAGGTGAAGCAATTTATCCGGGCGAGGAAAAAACATTTTCATTTAAAATCAGCATGCTTGGAAAAGAAGGAGATATTAAGATTGTTAAAGCATCTTTAAGTTATCAGCCAAAAGATTTAAGGGCAAGATATGAATCCTCTTCAGAATTCACAAGTCAGATTAAATCAGCTCCAATAACATTTGATTTTGATTTACCTTCAAAAGTTGCTTCAGAAAAAGATTTTACTTTTCATATTAATTATTTCTCAAATATTGACCATATTTTAACCAATCTAATATCCCAGGTTGAATATCCAGTTGGTTTTGAGTTTATTAGTTCTACTCCTAAATCAATGGAGCAAACTGAATGGGAAATTCCTTTATTAAACAAATCAGAAGGAGGAAGAATTAAAATAACTGGTAGCCTTTCAGGAAGATTGGGAGAAGCAAAGGTTTTTAGAGCCAAGCTTGGTGTTTGGAAAGATGGTGAATTTATTGTTTTAAAAGAAGCTTCAAAAGGAGTTGAAATGGTTAAGCATTCTCTTTATGTTAGACAGGAAATTAATGGAAATCCTCAATATGTAGCTGTTCCTGGCGACTGGCTTCATTATGAAGTTTATTTTAAAAACAGCGGAGAAGACAGTATCAGTAATTTGTTTATGGTTAATCAACTGGAGGGAGAAGCATTTGATTTTCAAACAATTCAATCAGATTATGGAAATTTTCAAGCAGGAGACAATTCAATTGTTTTTGACTGGAGAAACGTTCCAGATCTTCAGTATTTGATACCAATGGAGGAAGGAAAGGTTGAATTTTTTATAAAATTAAAAGATGATTTAGGAACTATTAGAAATCCTGTTTTAAAAAACAAAGTGTTTATTGGTCAGGTTAAAGAAGAGTTTGTTACAAAAATTGGCTCAAAATTAGATGTAGACCAAAAAGCATATTTTCAGGATGATATTTTTGGCAATTCTGGCCCTATTCCTCCCCAGGTTGGAATACCTACAACATATACAATTACGTGGCATATTAGGAATCACTATTCAGATGTTAAAAATGTAAAAGTTAAAGCTGTTTTACCTGAAAATGTGGAGTTAAATGGTAGTGTTTTCCCTCAAGAACAGTTTGAAAAATTTAGCTTTGATTCTCAATCAAGGGAAATTCTTTGGTTAGCAGGTGATCTAACAAAAGGCGTTGGAGTGACAGAACCGCCAAAAACAATTGCTTTTAAAGTTGTATTTACTCCTGACTCAACTCAAAGAAGCACTATCCCTAATTTAATTAATCAAGTAACCATCACTGGTGAAGATGTCTGGACAGAAACTGTTGTAGAAGGAATTGATTCTGCTATAAATACCAGCTTGCCTGATGATTCTTCAGTAGTTAATGGTGTTGTGCAATAAAAATCCATGAAAAATTTAATGACAAAAGTTGTATCATTAGCCAAAAGAAGAGGATTTGTTTTTCCTGGTTCTGATATTTATGGTGGATTAGCAAACACTTATGATTACGGTCCTTTAGGCGTTGAGTTGATGAGAAATATTAAAAACCTTTGGTGGAAGCGTTTTGTCAATGAAAGAGATGAGATTTATGGTCTTGATTCAGGGATTATAATGAGTCCTAAAGTTTGGGAGTCATCTGGTCATACAAGTAGTTTTACTGATGTTCTAATTGATTGTAAAAAATGCAAAAACAGAATACGAGCCGATCATTTAATTGAAGATTATTTTGAAAAAAAAGGAAAAGAAATAAAAGTTGAAGGTCTTAGTGTTGAGAAGATAAAAGACATTATTGATAAAGAAAAGATTCCTTGTTTATCCTGTAAAGCTTTTGATTGGACAAAACCAAGGAAATTTAACCTTTTATTCGAAACTCATATTGGTATTGTTCCTGAAAAAAAATCCTTGGCATATTTAAGAGGAGAAATAGCTCAAGGAATGTTTGTTAATTTTAAAAATGTTTTAGATTCTCAGTCGCCAGATCTTCCTTTTGGTTTAGCTCAATCTGGTGCTGCATTTAGAAATGAAATAACATTGGGAAATTTTATCTTTAGGACTCTTCAGTTTAATCTTTCTGAGTTTGAATATTTTTTTAATCCTGAAAAACAAAAATGGGAACAGTTATTTGATTACTGGAAAAAAGAAATGTGGGCATGGACAACTGAGATTCTTGGTATTAATAAAAAGAATTTAAGATGGAGACCGCATACTGACGAAGAAAGATCTCATTATTCTAAGAAAACAGAGGATTTAGAATATAATTTTCCATTTGGAAGCTTTAAAGAACTCTATGGTTTGGCATATCGTACTGATTTTGATTTAAAAAATCACATGGAAAAGTCAGGAGTTGATATGCGTTATACTGACAAAGAAACAGGTGAAAAGTTTATCCCTCATGTTGTAGAACCAACTTTTGGGATGGACAGGTCATTTTTAGTATGTCTTTTAGATGCTTATACTGAAGATAAAAAAGAAAAACGCGTTGTTTTAAAATTAAAGCCAAGTTTAGCCCCTTATAAAGCAGCAGTATTTCCTTTGTTAGCTAATAAGCCAGAAGTCGTTAAAAAAGCACGAGAAGTTTATGATATTTTAAAAACCCAGTTTTCAACTGACTGGGATGATAGAGGTAATATTGGAAAACGTTATTACTCTCAAGATGAAATTGGTACAATTGTATCAATTACAGTAGATTTCCAAACTTTGAAAGATGACACTGTAACTTGTCGTGACCGGGACAGTATGGTTCAAATAAGAGTTCCGATTTTAAAATTAATAGAGGTAATTCGAAAAATTCTTAAGAGCGAAGATTTTTTGAAACTAGGAAAAATCGTTAAATAATTTCAGCTATTTCTCTATCAGTTTTTGCTATGTTTCTTGATGCTTCACTAAACTTGATAGTTAGGGCTTTACACATCTCTTTTAATATATAAACAGGCATTCTTTTTTCTTAATTTCCAAGCCGAGAGAGTGGCTTTATGTACTTTTAAGAAATGAGCAAAATCTTGGTCTTTTTTAAATTCCTTTCTTAATTTTTTCAAAAAGGAATTTATGAAATTCTTTTTTTAAAAGAACAGTTGTATTTTCATGAATATAGTCATTAATATATTTTGGCTGTTTTGAGAGTTTTATTTTGCCCTGATCTTTTAAGATTTTTAAATAAGCTCGAGTCCTATCGCCGGAGTTAGCTCCAAAAAATTACCAAGAAGGCGGTTTTTTGGTAGAATGAAAATGAAAAGTCGGCAAAACATAATAAAGTAATGAAGTAAGTTATGAAAAGAATATCTATACTAATAACTTTGGTATTTCTGTTTTCTCTTGGGGCAGGAGCTTTTGCTCAAGATACCGAATTTACATTGCCTAAAGCTGGTATTACCCCAGAGAGTCCATTTTACTTCCTTGATCGTTTAGGAGAATTCCTTCAGGAATTTTTCACTTTTAATCCTGAAGGAAAAGCCCATCTTCAGATTACCTTTGCTGCCGAAAGGATAGCCGAGATAAAAATAGTTTTAGAAACTAAAGGAGTTGAAGCGAGGGGTTTAGATGTCGCCCAATCAAGACTTCAGGCACACTTAGCAAAAGCCGCCACTATAGTTACTGACCAAAAAGCAAAAGGGAAAGATGTTAGCAGTCTTGCCAGAGAACTGGACGATAAATTTGAAGCACCAAAATCTGCTCTTGCTCAAATCTTCAAAGAACAGGAACGAATCTTAGAAGCAAAAGAAGATGAACTCAAAGCCCAGCTTAAAGCCGCTCACCGAGCGGGTGATGTTGTCCTGGAAGAAACAATAGCGGTGGAACTTGGGCAGGTTTTAGCCCAATTAGAACTTCTGGAACTCAGAGAAGAGGATATTGAAAGGGAATTAGAGGCAGAAGAAGAGCGAATTGAAGAGGAGATAGAAGCTCAACATAAAGCCGAGAAAGCCATCAGGGAAGCTGAAGAAGAAAAGCAAGAGGTATTGGATGAAGCCGTAGAGGAAGGAGTGGAACTTCCTGCAGATGCTTTCGCAGAGTTTGATAATCTCCTTTCGCAGGCACGGGGTGCTTTTGAGGCGGGGAACTTCTTAGGGGCAAGGCGTCTTGCTAAACAAGCAGAAGAATCTCTTGAAGATGTAGAGGAAGCCGTAGAACGGCTTGAGGAAGAAAAAGAGAAAGCCGAAGAAGAAGCTGAAAAAGAGGAAGAGAAATTAGAAGAAGAGGAGGAAGAATAAAACTGATATTAGATTTGTCTTTATTTATTGGAACACAAAATGCCTCAAAGGGAGGCATTTTCTCATAATAGTAGCGGGGTGAGGTATACCCGAGATGTCAGGCGTTTACCGTTAATAGTCTTTGGGTTTACTTCATCATAACTACAAAAGGCTCAATCTCTCTTTTAATTTTATTCCAGTCTAAGGTTCTAAGCACGTCCAATAGGGAGAGTTCGTAAAATCGCCTTAAAGACGGTTTTTTGATAGAATATATATATGTTTAAAAAAGTTACTTTAAAAAATGGATTAAGGATTATAACTGTTCCCCAGAAAAATACAGAAGCTGTGACAGTTTTAGTGTTGGTGAAAACTGGCTCTAAATATGAAAAAAAAGATATTAATGGCATTTCTCATTTTTTAGAACACATGTATTTTAAAGGAACAAAAAAAAGGCCAACAGCAATGGCAATTGCTGAAACCTTAGATAAAATTGGTGGAATTTATAATGCTTTTACTTCAGAGGAATATACTGGATATTATGCAAAAACCATTGCTTCAGAGTTTGAAACAGCTCTGGATTGGGTTTCTGACATTTTTTTAAATTCGACTTTAGCTGAAAAAGAAATGCAAAAAGAAAAAGGTGTTATTACTGAAGAAATTAATATGCGATTAGATCATCCAATGACCTATGTTAATGTCTTGTGGTCTAAACTGCTATATGGCGATCAGCCTGCTGGATGGGATATTATTGGTACAAAAGAAAATATAGTTAATATGACAAGAAAAGAGCTGGTTGATTATATGAATAGCCAATATGTAGCAGCAAACACGATAGTTTGTGTGGCTGGAAATATTGGAAGCGATTTAGCTGTAAATAAGGTTAAAAAATATTTTTCTAAAATAAAAGAAAATGATTCAGAGAAAAAACAAAAAGTTATTGAAATGCAGTCAGAGCCTGAATTAATTATTCAAACAAGAAAAACTGATCAAACTCATTTATGTTTGGGAGTAAGAGCATATAATCTTTTTCACAAAGACAAATATGTCCAGAAATTATTATCAATAATTTTGGGAGGAATGATGAGCTCCCGTTTATTTGTTAGAGTAAGGGAGAAAATGGGCGCAGCTTATTATATTAATACTATTTCTGATGCTGATCCTGACACGGGGTGCTTGTTTACCCAAGTAGGGGTAGATAATAGAAAAGTTGAAAAAGTGATTTTAGCAGTTTTAGATGAATACAAAAAAATCTCAAAAGAAAAAGTAAATATTTCAGAATTAAAAAAAGTTAAAAATTATATTAAAGGGAAAACAGCGCTTTTATTAGAATCTTCTGATGCTTTAGCTTCTTTTTTTGCAAACCAAGAACTTTTAGAGGGAAAGATTATGAATTTAAAAGAAATTTTTAAAATGATTGACAAAATAACAGCCAACGACATTTTGAAAGTTTCAAAAGATATATTCCAACCGCAGAAATTAAATTTAGCTTTAATCGGACCTTTTAAAAACAGAGAAAAATTTAAAAAAATGTTAAAAATATAATTTTAAAATATGGATGAGGAAAAAGTTTTAGATATATCATGGTCAACAATTCTAAGAATTAGTGTCACTTTATTGGTTTTTTACACCCTTTATTCAATAAAAGACATTTTAGTTTCAATTATTTTTGCATTAGTCATTTCAATCCTATTTAATCCTGCAATTAATTTTTTAGAAAGAAAAAGAATCCCCCGTGTCATTGGAACAATTTTTATGTATGTTAGTATTTTCGCACTGTTAAGTTTAATTTTATATTGGATTGTGCCTATTTTTATTTATGAAATTCAGCAGTTTGGCAAGTTATTTCCTCAATATTTCGGCAAATTATCCCCGCCTTTAAGAAGTCTTGGACTAGAAGCATTTGATAGTTTTGAAACCTTTACACTTGCTTTGCAAGAGTGGTTGATTGAAGCATCTTCTAGTATTTTTGGAGTAATAATTTCTATTTTTGGAGGAATTTTTTCAACAGTAAGTATATTTGCAATTGCAATATTCTTTTCGATGGAAGAAAAAGAAGTGCAAAATGCGGTTAAGTCCTTGGCTCCTAAAAAAAATGAAGAATATTTCCTGAATTTATGGCAAAGGGGTCAGACTAAAACTGCTGCTTGGTTTGGAACAAGGGTGTTGAGCAGTATTTTTGTTGGCTTGGTTTCATACCTTGCTTTAAGTGTTTTAGATGTAAATTATGCTTCAGTTTTAAGTTTATTTGCAGGAGTTATGGATATAATTCCAGTATTGGGACCTATTTTTGCTGGTACAATTATTACGCTTTTGGCTGCTTTGGATTCTTGGCTTAAAGCATTTTTTGTATTGGTTGCTTTTATTTTAATTCAGTTAATAGAAGGAAATATTATTACTCCAATTTTAACCAAAAAATTAGTAGGACTTCCTGCAGTCTTAGTTTTAATATCAGTTTTGGTTGG contains the following coding sequences:
- a CDS encoding insulinase family protein: MFKKVTLKNGLRIITVPQKNTEAVTVLVLVKTGSKYEKKDINGISHFLEHMYFKGTKKRPTAMAIAETLDKIGGIYNAFTSEEYTGYYAKTIASEFETALDWVSDIFLNSTLAEKEMQKEKGVITEEINMRLDHPMTYVNVLWSKLLYGDQPAGWDIIGTKENIVNMTRKELVDYMNSQYVAANTIVCVAGNIGSDLAVNKVKKYFSKIKENDSEKKQKVIEMQSEPELIIQTRKTDQTHLCLGVRAYNLFHKDKYVQKLLSIILGGMMSSRLFVRVREKMGAAYYINTISDADPDTGCLFTQVGVDNRKVEKVILAVLDEYKKISKEKVNISELKKVKNYIKGKTALLLESSDALASFFANQELLEGKIMNLKEIFKMIDKITANDILKVSKDIFQPQKLNLALIGPFKNREKFKKMLKI
- a CDS encoding DUF5667 domain-containing protein is translated as MKRISILITLVFLFSLGAGAFAQDTEFTLPKAGITPESPFYFLDRLGEFLQEFFTFNPEGKAHLQITFAAERIAEIKIVLETKGVEARGLDVAQSRLQAHLAKAATIVTDQKAKGKDVSSLARELDDKFEAPKSALAQIFKEQERILEAKEDELKAQLKAAHRAGDVVLEETIAVELGQVLAQLELLELREEDIERELEAEEERIEEEIEAQHKAEKAIREAEEEKQEVLDEAVEEGVELPADAFAEFDNLLSQARGAFEAGNFLGARRLAKQAEESLEDVEEAVERLEEEKEKAEEEAEKEEEKLEEEEEE
- a CDS encoding glycine--tRNA ligase codes for the protein MKNLMTKVVSLAKRRGFVFPGSDIYGGLANTYDYGPLGVELMRNIKNLWWKRFVNERDEIYGLDSGIIMSPKVWESSGHTSSFTDVLIDCKKCKNRIRADHLIEDYFEKKGKEIKVEGLSVEKIKDIIDKEKIPCLSCKAFDWTKPRKFNLLFETHIGIVPEKKSLAYLRGEIAQGMFVNFKNVLDSQSPDLPFGLAQSGAAFRNEITLGNFIFRTLQFNLSEFEYFFNPEKQKWEQLFDYWKKEMWAWTTEILGINKKNLRWRPHTDEERSHYSKKTEDLEYNFPFGSFKELYGLAYRTDFDLKNHMEKSGVDMRYTDKETGEKFIPHVVEPTFGMDRSFLVCLLDAYTEDKKEKRVVLKLKPSLAPYKAAVFPLLANKPEVVKKAREVYDILKTQFSTDWDDRGNIGKRYYSQDEIGTIVSITVDFQTLKDDTVTCRDRDSMVQIRVPILKLIEVIRKILKSEDFLKLGKIVK
- a CDS encoding AI-2E family transporter, translated to MDEEKVLDISWSTILRISVTLLVFYTLYSIKDILVSIIFALVISILFNPAINFLERKRIPRVIGTIFMYVSIFALLSLILYWIVPIFIYEIQQFGKLFPQYFGKLSPPLRSLGLEAFDSFETFTLALQEWLIEASSSIFGVIISIFGGIFSTVSIFAIAIFFSMEEKEVQNAVKSLAPKKNEEYFLNLWQRGQTKTAAWFGTRVLSSIFVGLVSYLALSVLDVNYASVLSLFAGVMDIIPVLGPIFAGTIITLLAALDSWLKAFFVLVAFILIQLIEGNIITPILTKKLVGLPAVLVLISVLVGGRLAGGLGAILAIPLTSIIYEFLRDYLKKRKENSLVT